A window from Candidatus Bathyarchaeota archaeon encodes these proteins:
- a CDS encoding radical SAM protein — protein MVNATQKCNLNCSYCFVDKGRFSYNDQRCEALSPQTAKHLVEELPRKLPWAKHFCIHFYGGEPMLNLKAIDQAIDAASQSGVEFSFAVTTNGTVATKKAMTTLKRGNFNVVLSIDGPSHIHNECRKTKHGEPTHAKVLEFLQKAKSEGLHVRGSSVVRRGWSLKEACAYLDTLPVDAVKAQAVRLPPENPLSLGESERSDYFSHLQQIGQEAIDSIKNGKVPRDDRFNHRVLQLLCKMSRDSFCGAGTRTFGMSSDGTMLPCVLLAGKQETALGNIGDGGEWAKNGVTWAKKHKPRRECFECWALPLCGGGCPAMLSVCGDDECELVRMNCEVALQIYAAFLDHPQDLLVLSEVLENNDS, from the coding sequence AAAGATGCGAAGCGCTATCTCCGCAGACGGCAAAGCACCTGGTTGAGGAGTTGCCGAGAAAGCTTCCGTGGGCTAAGCATTTTTGCATCCACTTCTATGGCGGGGAACCAATGCTTAACCTCAAAGCAATAGACCAAGCCATAGACGCTGCGTCGCAAAGTGGGGTTGAGTTCTCTTTTGCGGTAACGACAAATGGCACCGTAGCAACCAAAAAAGCGATGACTACGCTAAAACGGGGAAACTTCAATGTGGTTTTAAGCATCGATGGTCCAAGCCACATTCATAACGAGTGCAGAAAAACAAAACATGGTGAACCCACCCATGCAAAGGTTCTGGAGTTTCTCCAGAAAGCAAAGTCAGAGGGTCTCCACGTGAGGGGTTCAAGTGTGGTCCGAAGAGGCTGGTCACTTAAAGAAGCCTGTGCCTACCTTGACACACTCCCAGTGGATGCGGTGAAAGCTCAAGCTGTTCGATTGCCACCCGAAAACCCTCTGAGTTTAGGCGAATCCGAAAGGTCTGACTATTTTAGCCATTTACAGCAGATAGGTCAAGAAGCAATTGACAGCATAAAAAATGGCAAGGTTCCAAGAGACGACCGATTCAACCACAGAGTTCTGCAACTCCTCTGCAAAATGAGCCGTGATTCGTTTTGTGGGGCGGGCACCCGAACATTTGGGATGTCTTCAGACGGCACAATGCTGCCCTGCGTCTTGCTGGCCGGCAAACAAGAGACCGCGCTGGGCAACATAGGTGACGGCGGAGAATGGGCAAAAAATGGGGTGACTTGGGCTAAAAAGCATAAGCCAAGGCGTGAATGTTTTGAATGCTGGGCTTTGCCCCTATGTGGCGGAGGTTGCCCTGCTATGCTTTCGGTGTGTGGAGATGACGAGTGTGAACTTGTCAGGATGAACTGCGAAGTTGCCCTTCAGATATACGCTGCTTTCTTGGATCATCCTCAGGATTTGCTTGTTCTTTCGGAGGTTTTGGAAAACAATGACAGTTGA
- a CDS encoding SPASM domain-containing protein has protein sequence MTVELTALGRKLAFDPNVVTPPTINEGLFPKPCSLALDISGSCNLRCVYCAENATMPHREPMQAKTLNQSIDCLFKWSGKGGVSIHLGSGEPLLNPPLVKEIDKKAHLRAKQSNRELSLHLTTNGTLLNEEIERWLVKRGWSVKISLDGDQAIHDRFRVDNVGTGTFNRVNPSVCRLAKKIPQQFSTTSVLCHGTDPKDVFYAIATMGVRNIEMVPIATTQSSKYALRQEDLEAYRDYIFDYVQRLAKGEKVPVNIRFHKRLLKVLGYGNTRVPCGAGRNFFAVGPDGHIYPCFRFVGLPKYALGDLSGLSIEKAKEFTAWAGRPYEQRSQCQSCWASSLCGGPCYAVAELFGNGEALPSYCEIVKMEAEAALWLADYLRANNIERLVELMDYQVDEE, from the coding sequence ATGACAGTTGAATTAACTGCTCTCGGACGTAAACTGGCTTTTGACCCAAACGTTGTTACGCCTCCGACAATTAATGAGGGGCTGTTTCCTAAACCGTGTAGTTTGGCGTTAGATATCTCGGGTTCATGCAATTTGAGATGTGTTTACTGCGCCGAGAATGCCACAATGCCCCACCGAGAACCAATGCAGGCTAAAACACTTAACCAAAGCATTGATTGCCTCTTTAAGTGGTCAGGCAAAGGCGGCGTATCAATTCATTTAGGCAGCGGTGAACCCCTCCTTAATCCCCCGTTAGTCAAAGAAATCGATAAAAAAGCCCACCTGCGAGCAAAACAAAGCAACAGGGAATTATCTCTGCACCTCACCACCAACGGGACTTTGCTAAATGAAGAGATTGAGCGGTGGCTAGTCAAAAGAGGCTGGAGCGTCAAAATAAGCTTAGACGGAGACCAAGCTATCCATGATCGCTTCCGCGTAGACAACGTCGGCACAGGCACCTTTAACAGGGTTAACCCCTCCGTTTGCCGATTAGCAAAAAAGATACCCCAACAGTTTAGCACTACATCCGTGCTCTGTCACGGTACAGATCCCAAAGATGTTTTCTACGCTATTGCCACAATGGGTGTTAGAAACATAGAGATGGTACCCATAGCGACAACGCAGTCATCGAAGTATGCTTTGCGTCAAGAGGATTTAGAGGCATACCGCGACTACATTTTTGACTACGTTCAACGGCTTGCTAAAGGCGAGAAAGTCCCAGTGAACATACGCTTCCACAAAAGGCTACTCAAAGTGTTAGGATACGGCAACACTCGAGTTCCATGCGGGGCTGGAAGAAACTTTTTCGCCGTTGGACCAGACGGACACATTTACCCCTGTTTTAGGTTTGTCGGATTACCAAAATATGCATTAGGAGACCTATCGGGCTTAAGCATAGAGAAAGCCAAAGAGTTCACGGCTTGGGCGGGACGACCCTACGAGCAGAGAAGCCAATGCCAAAGCTGCTGGGCTTCCTCACTTTGTGGTGGACCATGTTATGCAGTTGCAGAACTTTTCGGAAACGGCGAAGCCTTGCCATCCTACTGTGAAATAGTAAAAATGGAGGCAGAAGCTGCGCTATGGCTTGCCGACTACCTTCGGGCGAACAACATTGAAAGACTAGTCGAATTAATGGATTACCAAGTTGATGAGGAGTAA
- a CDS encoding B12-binding domain-containing radical SAM protein has protein sequence MRVTLVKPPEQARLNFGTFSLAVLASAVTDIADVNILDATYLSMQDSVAAILNQKPDVVGITTMSLQSVDKVALLVQSIRQKGFMGKIVAGGHGASMLPLPVLQSGADVVVYGEGEETFRELLQNGFSEQIQGIYFLKDGTLQKTPPRNLVDIEKLKAPARNLCPKVDDDIFLLETSRGCPHSCSFCETSRFFFCTWRGKSPHKVVEEIKGIVNDGAVAIQIADDNFTANPKRVIEICRLLKDQPLPLFFMFSARTDDLLKEPALIGALAEGNFLRATIGVETLVPQIAKSIGKPIDFSQHKQAFNKLRKAGIFSVASFIVGLPAETEAMRAQYVEWAVELADSAVFLPFQPFPGTPMEAKVSEPEDWCVRCAEELTLAFRRHPVALERLGLAAQESTVRGMLARVTLKNWASGGA, from the coding sequence TTGCGGGTAACCCTTGTTAAGCCACCCGAACAGGCAAGGCTCAATTTTGGAACATTCAGTCTAGCAGTTCTCGCCTCAGCCGTAACAGACATCGCCGACGTCAACATATTGGACGCCACATACCTCTCAATGCAGGACTCGGTAGCTGCAATTTTGAATCAAAAACCCGATGTCGTGGGCATCACAACGATGAGCCTACAATCTGTCGATAAAGTCGCCCTTCTCGTACAAAGCATTCGACAGAAAGGGTTCATGGGCAAAATAGTGGCGGGTGGACACGGAGCCTCAATGCTGCCGCTTCCAGTTCTGCAAAGCGGAGCCGACGTTGTGGTTTATGGAGAAGGCGAGGAGACGTTTAGAGAACTGTTACAGAATGGGTTTTCAGAGCAGATTCAGGGAATCTATTTCTTAAAAGACGGAACCTTACAGAAGACCCCGCCCAGAAACCTCGTCGATATTGAGAAGCTAAAGGCACCCGCGAGAAATCTCTGTCCTAAAGTTGACGATGACATTTTTCTTTTGGAGACAAGCCGAGGCTGCCCGCATTCATGTTCCTTTTGTGAAACAAGCCGTTTCTTCTTTTGCACTTGGCGGGGAAAATCGCCCCACAAAGTTGTTGAAGAAATCAAAGGAATAGTTAACGACGGCGCGGTTGCTATCCAGATTGCAGATGACAATTTCACAGCTAACCCCAAACGAGTAATCGAAATATGCCGCCTACTAAAAGACCAGCCTTTGCCGCTGTTTTTTATGTTTTCTGCACGTACTGACGACCTGCTAAAGGAACCTGCGTTAATTGGAGCTCTTGCAGAAGGAAATTTTCTGCGCGCCACCATAGGCGTGGAGACGCTTGTGCCACAAATCGCCAAGTCAATTGGGAAACCAATCGATTTTAGTCAGCATAAACAGGCTTTTAACAAACTACGGAAAGCAGGCATCTTTTCGGTTGCATCATTTATTGTCGGGTTGCCCGCTGAGACTGAAGCAATGAGGGCGCAGTATGTTGAGTGGGCGGTTGAGCTTGCGGATTCTGCGGTGTTTTTGCCCTTTCAGCCATTTCCTGGAACTCCCATGGAGGCTAAGGTAAGTGAACCTGAAGATTGGTGTGTTAGATGCGCGGAGGAGTTAACGTTAGCGTTTAGGAGGCATCCCGTGGCGTTGGAGCGGCTGGGTTTGGCGGCACAAGAAAGTACGGTGCGAGGAATGCTTGCTAGGGTTACTTTGAAAAATTGGGCGTCAGGCGGCGCCTGA
- a CDS encoding right-handed parallel beta-helix repeat-containing protein, with protein sequence MNNKKPLVCTLVMLLTLASMLGLFVTVKADVWTDITLPYVISEAGSYRIMGAWSGSGIALTINASDVVVDGQNFLIELTQADEDCAVFIVSGSRNVLLDNINETSSFYGVFAEEVTFTAQNCMFTNNTGAGIFAFSASDFALQDSRLSNNSYGLVALYAGNFSVLGCHVKNNTVGIETIDSANFTLSHLYLNNNSQSFMAQDCRNFNVTDCTIHDSQYGLGVISSGQINVQNCEFNNTAMGFFIGLSNCTFTDSSITNGNAGVEALFCDDFSASNVSITRCQQGFVSFGNNFTLQDFSFNQNYAYNALVLSCNATMKQGLLANGLVGLLAEGDNQLTLEDCIISNNTWFGTFLEYETNTTINSNLFSNNGFDEENTAPLYASALAILDSNCTVSDNLFENNNETLFWSTSTDDVSTTNVFNNNLQNNSYTFCMGDELSEHSTQQFNFYNNLVNDTAYVNPQSINLTGPSAVSEVFHLNTTLQVGHRIINDGGRMIGGNYWAHPNGTGPSQIGVDANTDGFLDEPFDFLGNQTIYDYLPYSSSFIEFIDHLVISPQAATMTVGSSITYTTTAYDQYGNSWEVDAQHSLNDILVSGNAIFGFLPVGVYVVGASYQDVTTATFLTVMPGSTVRFMVYVPPSAAPGEPFNIRITALDVAGNIAAFSGKVTISVNSSSITPATSGTFSWGTWLGTVSIPEEGTFTITVDDGNGHKGTSNSITIAEIIQPTPTPTPTPKTTPTATPDISEGPSQLPEILWYVLIIIVIAMVFAAIFWLTKYRRK encoded by the coding sequence ATGAATAATAAAAAACCCCTAGTTTGCACCCTTGTTATGCTCTTAACTTTAGCATCGATGTTGGGTTTGTTTGTGACTGTGAAGGCTGATGTGTGGACAGACATAACCCTTCCCTATGTGATTTCGGAGGCTGGTAGTTATCGTATCATGGGTGCTTGGAGTGGCTCAGGCATTGCTTTGACTATTAACGCTAGCGATGTAGTTGTTGATGGGCAAAACTTCCTCATAGAATTAACTCAAGCAGATGAGGATTGTGCGGTTTTTATCGTTTCTGGAAGTCGTAACGTCCTTTTAGATAACATTAACGAGACCTCTTCGTTCTATGGGGTTTTTGCTGAGGAGGTAACCTTTACTGCGCAGAACTGTATGTTTACTAATAACACTGGGGCTGGCATTTTTGCTTTTAGTGCCAGTGATTTTGCATTGCAGGATTCACGATTAAGTAACAATAGCTATGGTTTAGTAGCATTGTACGCAGGGAACTTTTCGGTTTTAGGTTGTCATGTCAAGAATAACACTGTAGGCATTGAAACTATTGATAGCGCCAATTTTACCCTAAGCCACCTTTACCTAAACAACAACTCACAAAGTTTCATGGCGCAAGACTGCCGCAACTTCAATGTCACCGACTGCACCATACATGATAGTCAATATGGTCTGGGGGTAATATCTTCTGGGCAAATTAACGTCCAAAACTGCGAATTCAACAATACCGCGATGGGTTTCTTTATTGGCCTGAGCAACTGTACCTTCACTGATAGCTCCATCACTAATGGAAATGCAGGGGTTGAAGCACTGTTCTGTGACGATTTCTCAGCCTCTAATGTTAGCATCACTAGATGCCAGCAAGGTTTCGTGTCATTTGGCAACAATTTTACGCTTCAAGATTTTAGTTTCAACCAAAATTACGCTTACAACGCGTTAGTTCTGTCATGTAACGCCACCATGAAACAAGGACTCTTAGCTAACGGTTTGGTCGGTTTACTTGCTGAAGGTGACAACCAACTTACCTTAGAAGACTGCATTATAAGCAACAACACTTGGTTTGGCACGTTTTTAGAATATGAAACCAACACCACAATTAACAGCAACCTTTTCAGTAATAACGGCTTTGACGAAGAAAATACTGCCCCATTGTACGCTTCAGCGTTAGCTATTTTAGATTCTAACTGTACGGTATCGGACAACCTCTTTGAAAACAATAATGAAACATTGTTTTGGTCAACCAGTACTGACGATGTTAGCACTACTAATGTGTTTAACAATAATCTTCAAAACAATTCCTATACGTTCTGCATGGGTGATGAATTATCAGAACATTCCACTCAGCAATTCAACTTCTACAACAACCTAGTCAATGATACCGCGTACGTTAATCCCCAAAGCATCAACTTAACTGGACCTTCTGCGGTTTCAGAAGTTTTCCACCTAAACACCACGCTGCAAGTTGGTCACAGAATTATTAATGATGGGGGACGCATGATTGGAGGCAACTATTGGGCGCATCCGAACGGTACTGGACCAAGCCAAATAGGCGTCGATGCAAACACAGATGGTTTTCTTGATGAACCCTTTGACTTCTTAGGTAACCAAACAATCTACGATTATCTGCCCTACAGCAGCAGCTTCATAGAATTCATAGACCATCTAGTGATTAGTCCTCAAGCGGCAACCATGACAGTTGGCAGTTCCATAACCTACACGACAACTGCTTATGACCAGTATGGCAACTCATGGGAAGTTGACGCCCAACACAGTCTCAATGACATACTCGTTAGCGGAAACGCCATCTTTGGTTTCCTTCCTGTCGGAGTATATGTTGTTGGGGCCTCCTATCAGGATGTAACAACTGCAACCTTCTTAACGGTCATGCCGGGGTCAACTGTTCGCTTCATGGTTTACGTACCCCCCTCAGCAGCTCCCGGTGAACCCTTTAACATTCGAATCACCGCCCTCGACGTAGCAGGAAACATCGCAGCCTTTTCAGGAAAAGTCACTATCAGCGTAAACAGTAGCTCAATTACACCCGCCACTTCAGGAACCTTCTCATGGGGCACCTGGCTCGGAACAGTCTCCATACCCGAGGAGGGCACATTCACAATAACAGTCGACGACGGCAACGGGCACAAAGGAACCAGCAACTCTATCACCATCGCTGAAATAATCCAGCCCACACCTACCCCAACTCCCACACCTAAAACAACTCCAACTGCAACCCCTGACATTTCTGAGGGACCATCGCAATTGCCCGAAATACTATGGTATGTACTCATCATAATTGTAATTGCTATGGTGTTCGCAGCAATTTTCTGGCTGACAAAATATCGCCGCAAATAG
- the ftsZ gene encoding cell division protein FtsZ, translating to METQEEKIEKFARMAVPTVVAVGLGGAGCNVITWVKEKGITGGKLVAVNTDATHLKISKADKRILIGEKLTRGLGSGGYPDVGEKALYESANEVIYELSKSNIIFLVAGLGGGTGTGSIIGLADHLRRKFAGSPLSPLLVGVVTLPFEVETARMAAAKKGLNRLKAVCDTVVVIDNNRLVKVAGNLPFREALGVANTTVGKFVKGVTETITTASLINMDYADLKAIMSGAGLASIGIGEGTGEGRVEAAVEKALNGRLLDIEDVTKAQGLLIHVSGGEDLTLSEVNRAAEIMKRSLPPKVKIIWGARVDNDLKGAVSVMAVVTGVESAFLKKNEKHLGILKFR from the coding sequence GTGGAGACACAAGAAGAAAAAATAGAAAAATTTGCCAGAATGGCAGTACCAACCGTAGTCGCCGTTGGACTCGGCGGCGCAGGTTGCAACGTGATTACCTGGGTTAAAGAAAAAGGAATCACCGGCGGCAAACTCGTCGCCGTAAACACCGACGCAACTCACCTAAAAATATCCAAAGCCGACAAACGCATCTTAATCGGTGAAAAACTCACCCGCGGCCTCGGCAGTGGCGGATATCCTGACGTCGGCGAAAAAGCCCTATACGAAAGCGCCAACGAAGTCATCTACGAACTCAGCAAATCCAACATTATCTTTCTAGTTGCTGGATTAGGCGGAGGCACTGGCACCGGCTCCATAATCGGCTTAGCTGACCACCTACGAAGAAAATTCGCAGGCAGCCCACTCTCGCCTTTACTTGTCGGTGTGGTTACCTTGCCTTTCGAAGTTGAAACCGCCCGTATGGCTGCAGCCAAAAAAGGCTTAAACCGCCTCAAGGCTGTGTGTGACACCGTAGTCGTTATCGACAACAACCGACTCGTCAAAGTCGCAGGCAACCTGCCCTTCCGGGAAGCACTCGGCGTTGCAAACACCACTGTCGGCAAATTTGTCAAAGGCGTAACTGAAACAATAACCACCGCCAGCCTCATCAACATGGATTATGCAGACCTCAAAGCAATCATGAGCGGCGCAGGCTTAGCATCCATCGGCATCGGCGAAGGTACCGGCGAAGGACGCGTTGAAGCAGCCGTAGAAAAAGCACTCAACGGACGCCTACTAGACATCGAAGACGTCACCAAAGCCCAAGGCTTACTCATTCATGTCTCTGGCGGCGAAGATTTAACACTTAGTGAAGTTAACCGCGCAGCCGAAATCATGAAACGCAGCCTTCCACCCAAAGTAAAAATCATTTGGGGCGCAAGAGTCGACAACGACTTGAAGGGTGCCGTTTCCGTCATGGCGGTTGTCACTGGTGTTGAGAGCGCGTTCTTGAAAAAGAACGAAAAGCACCTCGGAATCTTGAAGTTCCGCTAA
- a CDS encoding cofactor-independent phosphoglycerate mutase, translated as MKYLLVIGDGMADYPIPELGGKTPLEVAYKPNMDAIAQRGRSGQICNVPPECTAGSDVAICSVLGYDPRIYCPGRGPLEAPSRGIKLGPNDTAYRCNIITERDGAIADYSAGHITTPEATELIAACQKAFDQPGKIEFYPGLDYRHYLILRNFQYPEQIQCTPPHDVKGTAVKEVLPKAQTAQAEKDAQFLRDLIAKSRNILPNHPVNIARQKAGKNPGNLIWPWGGGKKPSMPTLKEKFGVKSAVISAVDLVKGLGCYAGMEIINVEGATGLYNTNYEGKADAALKAFETNDLVFVHVEAPDEAGHVQDVKLKVKTIEDLDKRMLGRILGGMKEPYAVAILPDHPTPIALGTHSRDPVPFAIAAPSMQPDGVEKFDEASAAKGGYGLVTKQYLLPLLLSIK; from the coding sequence ATGAAGTATCTACTGGTTATCGGAGACGGAATGGCTGATTATCCCATACCTGAATTAGGCGGCAAAACGCCCCTTGAAGTAGCCTACAAACCCAACATGGACGCCATCGCCCAGCGTGGCAGAAGCGGCCAAATCTGCAACGTCCCCCCAGAATGCACAGCCGGCTCCGACGTAGCCATATGCTCCGTGCTAGGATATGACCCACGCATTTACTGCCCAGGAAGAGGACCCCTCGAAGCCCCCTCCAGAGGCATAAAACTTGGACCAAACGACACCGCCTATCGCTGCAACATCATCACCGAACGCGACGGCGCCATCGCCGACTACTCCGCAGGACACATAACCACCCCCGAAGCCACAGAACTCATCGCAGCATGCCAAAAAGCCTTCGACCAACCCGGCAAAATCGAATTCTACCCCGGGCTAGACTACCGACATTACCTCATCCTACGCAACTTCCAATACCCTGAACAAATCCAATGCACCCCACCCCACGACGTAAAAGGCACAGCTGTCAAAGAGGTACTGCCCAAAGCCCAAACCGCCCAAGCAGAAAAAGACGCCCAATTCCTCCGCGACCTAATCGCAAAGTCAAGAAACATACTCCCCAACCACCCCGTCAACATTGCTCGGCAAAAGGCTGGCAAAAACCCGGGCAATCTGATTTGGCCTTGGGGCGGCGGCAAAAAACCCAGCATGCCCACGCTTAAAGAAAAGTTCGGCGTGAAGTCCGCGGTGATTTCTGCTGTGGATTTGGTGAAGGGTCTTGGTTGTTATGCGGGTATGGAAATAATCAATGTGGAAGGCGCCACTGGTCTCTACAATACCAATTATGAGGGTAAAGCTGACGCCGCGCTTAAAGCGTTTGAGACTAACGATTTGGTGTTTGTACATGTGGAAGCCCCCGACGAGGCAGGTCACGTGCAGGACGTCAAGCTAAAAGTCAAAACAATTGAAGACCTCGACAAACGTATGCTTGGCAGAATCCTTGGGGGCATGAAAGAGCCCTATGCAGTCGCCATTTTACCCGACCACCCCACCCCCATAGCACTCGGCACCCACTCACGCGACCCCGTGCCCTTCGCAATCGCAGCTCCCTCCATGCAGCCCGACGGTGTCGAAAAATTCGATGAGGCTTCCGCGGCAAAAGGCGGATACGGATTGGTTACAAAGCAGTATCTGTTGCCTCTTCTGCTTTCCATCAAATAA
- a CDS encoding DEAD/DEAH box helicase encodes MQPQTAPSVFKLLAPQVQAVIAEQGFTDPTLPQTLAFPAVLAGENVLLIAPTGTGKTEAVLLPILSKLVEQKTAEQQGIRLLYITPLRALNRDMLKRLLYWGERLGLSVEVRHGDTELKTRRMQAKKPPTVLVTTPETLQAILPGTQMRRHLKHVQTVVVDEVHDLAASKRGAQLSLGLERLRLVTKKDFQRIGLSATIGNPQEVASYLAGNRRKIHIIEASLEKSYRYNVEHPSPSQVDYDVAGKLDTSPEAAARIRRILELVDSHRSTLIFVNSRTVAEVLGHKLALLGREDVAVHHGSISKEERIAIEDAFKAGQLRAIICTSTLELGIDVGQVDLVVQYMSPRQVTSLVQRVGRSGHSLGRASEGTIITAYPDDALEALAAIRNAKAGRIEAVPMHTAALDALGHQIAGVLMDNQTVTVEDLTRLIHRAYLYRHLPKTELQDLLRFLDSLNQIRLNEDETTVTKTRKTRPYYYENLSMIPDERRYPVINVISDRKIGSLGDEFMALHARVGLSFIMRGKVWRIVQIEDEAGTVHVVPSEDPMASVPGWDGEILPVPYELAQQSGVNRRRIAEVLRETGDATVAAEVLAKELGSDQASMQTAITEIEEHIKVGAPLPTENHIVLEVYDRYLVVHACFGELVNKTLGGVFDSVLSEREIISGWWADGYRILIEAPRKLNKLELADLPKTLFGLSDDAVDDAFKRYLDSKFPFGYKMKFVAERFGVLPRGKTMSYQRQAELKARFDNTPIYRETIREALMEKVDLPHAKQIMHEVAEGKIKVSTYISYEKPTPLAYHILSQFGDVTELMAPERVLVGNIDQLKMAIDARDVTLLCMKCGEWKTVQKIRDLPEQPTCGNCGSGLLAPLYRHQNHVQLQEALARRRSGGELSPEELKELSVARRKADLILSYGKQAVRALQVKGVGPETASRILGKMHPDEDDFYMDLLKAKIQFLRTREYWDK; translated from the coding sequence ATGCAGCCACAAACCGCCCCATCCGTTTTCAAGTTACTTGCCCCGCAGGTTCAAGCCGTCATCGCTGAGCAGGGCTTTACAGACCCCACGCTGCCCCAGACGCTTGCGTTTCCCGCGGTGTTGGCTGGCGAAAACGTGCTTTTGATTGCACCCACGGGCACAGGCAAAACCGAAGCCGTGCTGCTACCAATCCTATCCAAGCTAGTCGAGCAGAAAACCGCCGAGCAACAGGGCATCCGACTTCTCTACATCACGCCGCTACGAGCGCTGAACCGTGACATGCTCAAGCGTTTGCTCTATTGGGGTGAACGGTTGGGCTTGTCGGTGGAGGTGCGGCATGGTGACACGGAACTAAAGACGCGTCGGATGCAAGCTAAAAAGCCCCCCACAGTTCTTGTGACGACGCCTGAGACGTTGCAGGCGATTTTGCCGGGAACTCAGATGCGGCGACACCTCAAACACGTCCAGACCGTAGTGGTGGATGAGGTGCATGATTTGGCTGCCAGCAAACGCGGCGCCCAACTCTCACTGGGGCTGGAGCGGCTCCGACTGGTGACAAAGAAAGATTTTCAGCGTATCGGCTTATCCGCAACCATCGGCAACCCCCAAGAAGTCGCAAGCTACCTTGCGGGCAACCGCAGAAAAATCCACATCATCGAGGCGTCGCTGGAGAAAAGCTACCGCTACAACGTCGAGCACCCCAGCCCCAGCCAAGTTGATTATGATGTGGCGGGAAAACTCGACACTTCGCCTGAGGCTGCTGCACGCATCCGCCGCATCCTTGAGCTTGTAGATTCACATAGGTCAACGTTGATTTTTGTGAACAGTCGCACCGTCGCCGAAGTTTTGGGGCATAAGCTGGCATTGCTGGGGCGAGAGGATGTTGCGGTGCATCATGGCTCCATCTCAAAGGAGGAACGCATCGCCATCGAGGACGCATTCAAGGCGGGGCAGCTTAGAGCCATTATTTGTACGAGTACGTTGGAGTTGGGGATTGATGTGGGGCAGGTGGATTTGGTGGTGCAGTACATGTCGCCGCGGCAGGTTACCAGCCTTGTGCAACGGGTTGGGCGTAGCGGTCACAGTTTGGGCAGGGCATCTGAGGGCACCATAATCACCGCGTATCCTGATGATGCGTTGGAGGCTTTGGCGGCGATAAGAAACGCTAAGGCGGGGCGTATTGAGGCGGTTCCGATGCATACTGCTGCGTTGGATGCGTTGGGGCATCAAATCGCGGGGGTTCTGATGGATAACCAAACAGTCACCGTTGAAGATTTGACGCGGCTAATCCACCGCGCCTACCTCTACCGCCACCTCCCAAAAACGGAGCTGCAAGACCTGCTACGCTTTTTAGACAGCCTCAACCAAATAAGACTCAACGAAGACGAAACCACCGTGACTAAAACCCGAAAAACCCGCCCCTACTACTACGAAAACCTATCCATGATACCCGACGAACGTCGCTACCCCGTCATCAACGTCATTTCTGACCGCAAAATCGGCAGCCTCGGGGATGAATTCATGGCGCTCCACGCCCGAGTCGGCTTAAGCTTCATCATGAGGGGCAAAGTGTGGCGGATTGTACAGATTGAGGACGAGGCGGGTACGGTGCATGTGGTGCCCTCTGAGGATCCGATGGCGTCTGTGCCCGGCTGGGACGGAGAAATCCTCCCTGTGCCCTACGAGTTAGCGCAGCAGTCAGGTGTGAACCGCCGACGAATCGCCGAGGTTCTTCGCGAAACAGGTGACGCAACGGTGGCGGCTGAGGTGTTGGCGAAGGAGTTAGGCAGTGACCAAGCCAGCATGCAAACCGCCATCACTGAAATCGAAGAGCACATAAAAGTAGGCGCACCCCTGCCCACCGAAAACCACATCGTGCTAGAAGTTTATGACCGCTATCTTGTGGTGCATGCGTGTTTTGGCGAGTTGGTTAATAAGACGTTGGGTGGAGTCTTTGACAGCGTGCTCTCGGAGCGGGAAATTATCAGTGGTTGGTGGGCGGATGGGTATCGCATCCTTATTGAGGCGCCTCGCAAACTTAACAAACTCGAACTCGCCGACTTGCCAAAGACCCTTTTTGGGTTAAGCGATGACGCGGTGGATGACGCGTTCAAACGATATTTGGACTCAAAGTTTCCTTTTGGTTACAAAATGAAGTTTGTGGCGGAACGCTTCGGCGTGTTGCCCCGGGGTAAAACGATGAGTTACCAGCGGCAAGCCGAACTCAAAGCCCGCTTCGACAACACTCCGATCTATCGCGAAACCATCCGCGAAGCCCTTATGGAAAAAGTCGACTTACCTCACGCCAAACAAATCATGCATGAAGTAGCGGAAGGTAAAATCAAAGTCTCCACCTACATCAGCTACGAGAAGCCCACGCCTCTTGCCTACCACATCCTCTCACAATTCGGCGACGTAACCGAACTCATGGCACCTGAACGTGTGTTGGTGGGCAACATCGACCAACTCAAAATGGCCATCGACGCCCGCGATGTGACGCTTTTGTGTATGAAGTGCGGTGAATGGAAAACCGTTCAGAAAATCCGAGACCTACCTGAACAGCCCACTTGTGGAAACTGCGGCTCGGGACTTTTGGCGCCCCTTTATCGGCATCAAAATCATGTTCAACTCCAAGAAGCCTTGGCTCGGCGGCGAAGCGGCGGGGAGTTGTCGCCTGAGGAACTCAAGGAGCTTAGTGTGGCGCGGCGTAAGGCTGATTTGATTTTAAGCTATGGGAAGCAGGCGGTTAGGGCGTTGCAGGTGAAGGGTGTGGGGCCTGAGACGGCGTCACGTATTTTGGGCAAAATGCATCCCGACGAAGACGACTTCTACATGGATTTGTTAAAGGCGAAGATTCAGTTTCTGCGGACCCGCGAATACTGGGACAAATAG